GGGCGGCTTCCTGGGTGATCCAGAGGCCATTCGGCCAGCCCTGGTCCAGCGCGGGGGCCGCCCGCACGCCGCCTGCCGCGGCCTGGGCGTAGCCGCGAAAGGCGCCGGGGGCCAGCAGGTCAACGCCCACCAGGCGAAGCGGCCGCCTCGCGGCATCGGCCGTCACGGCGGCCGCTTCCAGCACCGGGCTGAGCACGGCCAGGTCGACCAGCGGACGCAGGCGCGGCACCAGGGTCTGAGGCACCTCGCCCCCCGGCTGCACCACCTGCCAGACGGCGGGCCCGGCCACCGCGCGGGTCGTGCGGGCAAAGGCGTCGAGGGCCGTACCGTTGGCCAGCTGGACCGCCACCGCCACCGCCACGCCAAGCGCCACGCCCAGCAAGGTCAGGGCCGAGCGCAGGCGATGGCGGGTCAGGTGGCGCCAGAACAGCGCCAGCAGCAGCAAGCCGGGAATGCGCAGGCGCCCCTGCAAGGCGGGCTGACTCACGCCGCGGGCCCTCCATCCGCCACGATCCGCCCGTCGCGGAGGCGCACCACGCGATGGCAGACCGCCGCGGCCTCGGGGGCGTGAGTGGCCAGCAGGATGGTCTGACCGTGCTCGGCGTTAAGTTGTCGGAAGATCGCCAGCACGGCTTCCCCGCTGAGCGAATCCAGGCTGCCGGTCGGCTCATCGGCGATCAGCAGGGCCGGGGTGTGGACGATCGCCCGGGCGATGGCCACGCGCTGCATCTGTCCCCCGCTCAGCTGGTGCGGGTAGCGTTCGTGCAGGCTCTCCAGGCCCACCTGCGCCAGCACCCGCGCGACGGCGGTCCGCACCGCGGCCCGTGAAATTCCGGCCAACACCAGCGGCAAGGCCACGTTTTCAGCCGCCGTCAAGGTCGGCAGCAGGTTGAAAAACTGGGAGACGAAGCCGATCTGCCGGCGACGCAACAGCGTCAGCTCGTTGTCGGAGAGCCGGGCCGTCTCGCGCCCGGCGACCCACACCTCTCCACCGTCCGGAGTATCCAGCAGCCCCGCCAGGTGCAGCAGCGTGCTCTTGCCGCACCCACTCGGCCCCATCAGGGCCACCATCTCACCGGCCGCGACCGCGAGGTCGACCCCGTCCAGGGCCGGTCGGGCGCCGCCGGCCTCCGCCGCCTGGTCGTAGCGTCTGGAAGCCCCGCGCAGGAGCAGAACAGGGGAGCGGTTCGCCGCCTCGGGGGAGTTCATTGCAGGCACCTCAGGATCCCACCCGCGGGCCGGCCTCATCATACGCCGCGCGCGAGACAACCAACAAGCGGCTTGTAAGTCCCCCCGGGCGCCACTATAATGGGCGCGCTTTCCCGCCGGGTCGACCCCGTCGCCGCCGGCCACCCTTGAGGAGCTGCTTCATGAATCATCGCCACGTCCTTCACACCGCCCTCATCGAACGCAACCTGTTCAAGGTGATCGCAGGCATCACCAACTTTGACCGCGAGCGGGTGGTGGCCATCGCCCGGGCCGCTGAAGCGGGCGGCGCCCAGGCCGTGGACATCGCGGCCGACGTGAGCCTGATCGACGCGGTGAAGGCAGCGACCAATCTGGTGGTCTTCGTGTCGTCGACCGACCCGCAGGCCCTGATTGCCTGCGCCGACAAGGCGGACGTGCTGGAACTCGGCAATTTCGATGCCCTCTACAAGCAGGGGGTGCACCCCTCCGCCGCGCAGATCCTCGACTGGGCGCGCACGGTCCAGGCGGCCGTGGGCGACCGCACGCCGCTGTGCGTGACGGTGTCGGGCTACCTGCCGATCGCCGAGCAGAAGGCGCTGGCGTTGGAACTGGAGCATCTTGGCGTGGCCATGCTGCAGACCGAAGGTCAGGTCGGCCCGCAAGCCGAAGACACCTTCTCGGCGCTGTCCGGGGCGGTCGCGGCCCTGGGCAACACCGCCGAGATCCGGCAGGTGGTCTCGCTGCCACTGCTGCTGGCGGGTGGCTTCACGCGTCACTCGGCCGCCTTCGCGCTGGGCGCCGGGGCCGATGCGCTGGGCGTGGGGCAGGCAATCACCGCTCACGCGGACCCGGCCCGGATGCTGGACGAGGTACGCGCCATCTCCGCCGCGCTCGCCACCACTCGGGCCGCCGGCCGTGGGCTGGCCGCGGTCTAGCACGACGCTTCCTTTCTCCCAGGGGATAACCCCGCTGCACGCCTCCCGGTCACGGGGGGCGCGCTTGCTTTTGGGGCGCTGTCACCCGCGCCGGGTAAACTTGTCGCAGAAGATGTCGAAACCCACCATGATCACTGACGCGCCGTCGCCGACGGGCGATCTTTGAGATATGTCGTCGAATCGCACCGGAAAGGCCCGCACGATGCGCCCTGGATTCTTCGCCGCCACCGCCGCCGCCTGGTTGCTGCTCGCCCAGGCGGCCTCGGCCGTGCCCGTGCAGATCAAGGTGCAGAGCCCCCTGGGGCCGATCGCTCCGGGCGTGCCCGTGGTGGTGTTCTCCTACGACGTGGAGCGGACCTTCCCGGGCATCGAGGCGGCCTGGAACAAGACGCGTCCGGCGCCGCCCGTGCCTAACAAGAACTTCAGACCGCTGGCCCCGCTGCAACCCGTCAAGAGCTTCTTCCTGCTGCAGGCGCTCGAACTGGAAAAATACCGGGAAAATTTCGCCCTGGCTCACCGGGATGACCCCGCCCTGGTCAAGGAGTTTCTGCCGCGCTTCGATGAGGTCTACAAGAAGTTCGGTGACACGCCCAGCGAGTTTGCCCGCGGCCTGATCAACACCGAGGACGGCCGTCAGATCTGGTGCCAGCAGGTGACCACGGAACTGAACCGGATCATCAACGACTACAACGCTCGCAACGGGGTCGGCGAGGCCGCGCTGGACACTTACAAAAAATATTACGCCCGCTGGCTCGGCAAGCGCACGCAGAGTCTCCAGGCGGCGGCCGTGGCCGCGGGGGGCAACCCGAACCTCAACTTCGTCGAGAGCGTGGCCGGGGAAGCCGGTGTGGCGGCCTTCGACCTGCCGCCTGGCATGTGGTACATCGCCGCCCAGAACGAGGGGTTCAGCTGGTACCGCCCCATGCGCGTCACCAATCTGGGGGGCCGCGTCTCCCTGCTGGCCAGTGACGCGTCTCGCCGCCGCCTGCCGATCGCCGACTGGGTCGGACTCTGAGCGTTATCAGGGCGTGAGGACGACCCGGCCGCGTTCCGCGTGGACCGCGCGCAACGGCGGCATCACGATCGAGCCGGCCTCCTTCAAGTTCAGCGCGAAGGACTCGCCGCGAGGATGCAGCCCCGAAATGCCCCGCATCGCGTCGCGCACCTGACTCTCGCCGACGTTCAGGCCGGCCACCCGCACCTGATGGGGCGTCAGCCAGAGCTCCCCGTTGGACGCGCGAGAGAAGGCGATGCGGAACGAGACGGCCACCGGAAAGCCCAGCAAGTCCTTGGTGCCCTGCACCACCATATCGGTGCCCTGGAGCGAAACGGCCTCCACGCTGAAGCCTGCGCCGCCAGCGGAAGCGAAGCGTTTGGCCAGCAACGCCTCCGGCAGGATCACCTGGCCCCGGGAGACATCCCCCACCCCTTCCAGGTCCCACAGATTCAAGCTGAACGGATCCTGCGGCGTGCTATCGGTGATGACCACCTCGGCATGACGGATAATGCCCGTCTCAAGCGCCGCCTCGCCCTGCACCTTGACCTCGGCGTAATTCGCCGTGTGACGGCGCTGCGCCGGAGCCAGGTCGCGGTCGGGCTGGCCCCCGAAAACCACCGACATGGCCCCGGGGGCGATCGCCAGGCCGGCCAGCTCGCCGGCGAAACTGTCGAGGCGTCGCAGGTCCAGCTGCACGCTGCCCTGCGGCCCCATGCGCCAGAGCCCCGTGGAGCCCTGGGGCAGCCAGCGGGTCAGATCGACTTTCAGCCAACGCAGCGGGGCCGCGATCGGCAGACCAAACACGCGCAGCGACTCGGGACGGACGTCCACGGTGTGGCGATCGCGAGCGCTCAGCTTCAGGCGGGCCGAGAGGCGTAGCGGCACAGGCCCCATGCGAGCCCAGAGCGAGACGCCGAGGCGATCGCCGGCCAACAACCGCACGCGGGGACGCCGCACGGCCTGCTCAGGCCGGCTGGCCAGCGCGTGGTTCAGCCAGGCGTTCAGGTTGGCCTCATCCAGGTCGACGCGCCCCGCCTTCACGCGCAGGTGGTAACTGCCGAAGGACCACAGGTCCAGTGGATCGTACGGGGTGTGGTCAGTCAGCGTGGCCGTGAGGTACGGCAGCCCCACCGCCGCCACCCCGGGCACGGTGTAACGCAGGTTGCGACCATTGATGTAGGTGACATTGCTCAGCGGCACGCGGCTCCCCCTCTCCCAACAAGGAGGGTATCGGGCGCCGATGCCGAAAAATGGTAAAGAAGTGGTTATTAAATCATCATGAGATGATGAAAATATTTTCCCTCATCCGCCCATACGCGCGGTAAGCAGTGCGGCGACGCCCGGCACGTCCGACACGTTCTTCACCGGCAGGAAGCGTTCCGCCCGCGTGACCTGCACGAAGCGGGTCGTGAGCAGGGTCGAGAGGTCGCCCGCCAGGTGCTCGAACTGCACGACCTTCTCGCCGCGCACGGTCTTCTCCACCACGTACCAGGGGAGCGCCAGCTCGCGCTTCAGCGCCTCGGCTGAAAACACGTAGTTGGCCGTGTTGAAGACCGCGATCCGGCTCTGGTCGAAGTCCGGCGGGAAGGCAAAGCCCTCGACCAGCTGGGTGCGGCCCGCCACACGTGCCGGCGCCCCGCCCTGGTCGCCGGGGTTCTTGGGCGCCACCTCGACCGTCATCTCCTGGCCGGACAGCACGTGGCCCCCGAGGATCACCGGGTCGACCGTGGCGCCGAGGTTGTCCACATTCGAGAAACAGAGGTAACGTCCGCCGCCGGCGAGGAAGGCCTGCAGCAGACCGCTCTCGCGCAGGGCATAGGGAAAGTCGCCGTGTCCGGGCGCGGCCAGACTGGGCTGACCGCCTTCCTCGAAACGGCCCCCCGAGGGCGCCAGCCGGGGCATCTGGTACTGCTGAAAGCGGAACACCCGGGAGGGGGGCAGACCAAAGTGGTCATGCTCGGCCAGGTGAGCGGCGATCGCCCCGTCGGTGGCGAAACTGGTCATGATGAAAACCGGCACCGGCACGCCGAGCGCGCGCACCGCCTCAAGCTTGAGGGCCAGAAAACTATGCCCGTTCCAGATCGGGTAAAGCCCCTTGGGCTTGTCATACTGAAAGCGAGTCGCCATGCCTCCCGCCAGGATCACGACGCCCACCTGTCCGGCGCGCAAGGCCGCGAGCCCGGCCTCCCGTTGCGCCTCCCAGGCCGCGCTGCCCGGCTCCGGTGGCGGGAGAATGTCAGCGGCGAGGGGCGGCTCGACGGGCCCTGCCAGCACGTTGGTCGCCAGAGACAGCGTGCCGGCCTGGTAGCGCGCCGCCAGGGCGTCAAAGACTTGATCAATGGTCGCCTGATTCATGGATGGCATCCTACCCTGGCGAGCCGCGCTTGCTCAAGCTGTCCCGTGACGGCCGTCAAGGCAGGCAGAGCATCCCCGCTCACAGCGGAAAGACACGAAAGTTTTGAAAATGCAGAAAATTGCCGTTGGAGACGAGCGCGACCCGCGGGCCGCAATCGGCCAGCATCGGCACCGCCAGGCGCCCCAGCTCCGCGCCATCGTGCCAGAGGCGCAGGATCTTGGCCTGGGTGTCGACCTCGGCCGACCATGCAACGGGATCGCCGACGCGGAGTTCGCGGGGCAACGCCCGCTTTAACAGACAGCGTTCGGGCGGCCAGGCCGTGCCGGGCAGTTGCCCCTCCACCGCCCAAACCTCCAGCGAGAGGGGCTTGGCCACCACCAGCAGGTAGTGCGTCTCATCGAGAAAATAGGGAGCAAAGCCCAGAATGCCCAGGGGCGCGCCCACCATGTCGGGATACTGCGCGGCAGGCTGATAGCCCCAGACCGTGACATCGGCCCGATAGTGGGCCGGGGCGAGACCGTCCGCTGTCCCGAAGTCATCCCCAACATAGGTGCGGAAACTCAAGGCCGGCCGCAGCGCGCCCTGACGTTGCGCCAGATAGCCGCCCTGGGGCAGCCAGCTGCCGCTGAAGAAGCGCCCCGTCGCACGATTCTCTGGTGAGGACGGGTCCCGAAACGGCAAAGCGTCGGGCGGCGCCTGAAAACTGCTTGTCGCAGGGCTCGCCACGCCTGCCGGCAGCGGTGGCCCCTCGGGCAGGGCCAGGGGGTTGGTGCCCAGTCCGGGCGGAGCCGTCGGACCGACGGACAAGGCAGACTCCACGGAGGTGGCAGAGGGGCCACAGGCCAGCAGGAGAGCAGCCAGCCCCCCGGCCAATAGCGTCTTTTCCACACCTGAACACAACGTCCGCAATCGGAACCCCCTCGCACCCGACGGTGCCGCCTGACTCGGCGAACCTGAAACAGGCTAATCCGAGCGAGCCCGCCGACGCACCGCCGGAACGCCCAACGGGACTCGGCCAAACCCGCCAGCGGGCACCCGCCCGATGCTGAGCGTTCCATGGCCGGTCGCGCGGCACCGGGAGCCCGTTGGGCGTCTGGCCCGGGTCGGCCGGTTGACGGCGGTGGTTCGCAGGGTCTATAGATCGCCGGTTGAGGCAAGGGAGGACCGTGCGGTGGCCAGCTGTTTGTTTTGCCGGATCGTGGCGGGGGAGATCCCCGCGCAAATCGTCCACCAGGACGAATGGACCCTGGCCTTCCGCGACATTGCGCCGCAGGCCCCCGTCCACGTGCTGGTGATTCCCAAGCGCCACCTCGCGGCGTTCGACCAGCTGACTCCGGCGGATGGGGAACTGCTGGCGGCCCTGGCGAACACCGCCAATCGCGTCGCCCGGGACACCGGCGTGGCCGAGAGCGGGTTCCGGCTGGTCTGCAAC
Above is a window of Candidatus Sericytochromatia bacterium DNA encoding:
- a CDS encoding ABC transporter ATP-binding protein, translating into MNSPEAANRSPVLLLRGASRRYDQAAEAGGARPALDGVDLAVAAGEMVALMGPSGCGKSTLLHLAGLLDTPDGGEVWVAGRETARLSDNELTLLRRRQIGFVSQFFNLLPTLTAAENVALPLVLAGISRAAVRTAVARVLAQVGLESLHERYPHQLSGGQMQRVAIARAIVHTPALLIADEPTGSLDSLSGEAVLAIFRQLNAEHGQTILLATHAPEAAAVCHRVVRLRDGRIVADGGPAA
- a CDS encoding DUF561 domain-containing protein, yielding MNHRHVLHTALIERNLFKVIAGITNFDRERVVAIARAAEAGGAQAVDIAADVSLIDAVKAATNLVVFVSSTDPQALIACADKADVLELGNFDALYKQGVHPSAAQILDWARTVQAAVGDRTPLCVTVSGYLPIAEQKALALELEHLGVAMLQTEGQVGPQAEDTFSALSGAVAALGNTAEIRQVVSLPLLLAGGFTRHSAAFALGAGADALGVGQAITAHADPARMLDEVRAISAALATTRAAGRGLAAV
- a CDS encoding UTP--glucose-1-phosphate uridylyltransferase — translated: MNQATIDQVFDALAARYQAGTLSLATNVLAGPVEPPLAADILPPPEPGSAAWEAQREAGLAALRAGQVGVVILAGGMATRFQYDKPKGLYPIWNGHSFLALKLEAVRALGVPVPVFIMTSFATDGAIAAHLAEHDHFGLPPSRVFRFQQYQMPRLAPSGGRFEEGGQPSLAAPGHGDFPYALRESGLLQAFLAGGGRYLCFSNVDNLGATVDPVILGGHVLSGQEMTVEVAPKNPGDQGGAPARVAGRTQLVEGFAFPPDFDQSRIAVFNTANYVFSAEALKRELALPWYVVEKTVRGEKVVQFEHLAGDLSTLLTTRFVQVTRAERFLPVKNVSDVPGVAALLTARMGG
- a CDS encoding histidine triad nucleotide-binding protein, with translation MASCLFCRIVAGEIPAQIVHQDEWTLAFRDIAPQAPVHVLVIPKRHLAAFDQLTPADGELLAALANTANRVARDTGVAESGFRLVCNNGRDGGQSVDHLHWHVLGGRALQWPPG